Proteins encoded together in one Triticum dicoccoides isolate Atlit2015 ecotype Zavitan chromosome 7B, WEW_v2.0, whole genome shotgun sequence window:
- the LOC119342035 gene encoding RING-H2 finger protein ATL43-like → MEPSRRLLLSDYDGAIMSPLPSPSTSSAAPFKPGVAVVVGILTSVFSITFLLLLYAKHCKRSAAESSGPYGSGGGSGGGAAGERRNSGVERAVVESLPVFRFGALRGQKAGLECAVCLGRFEPTEALRLLPKCRHGFHVECVDTWLDAHSTCPLCRSRVDPEDVLLLPEPPKPSTTGPPEPPEQKAAAAAATAVATVKDKSKVDAALAPAPAPSPAWRRIGGRHSTGSVRAPGRVGPTSRRSADLELGGGDGGAATVGCFDVAKVRKDRVLMVEPAAAVAEPDPVAFDRRFGHRILVSTACGCDDETAPAAKQRWSDLRPADLMFVRSEMLVTETGRYSCSAAVNSGNRGRTEISGRCLSEIAGVSRLPPIRAGAEARAGSARRWPGSSWWARGSPGVNGPST, encoded by the coding sequence atgGAGCCGTCGCGGCGGCTTCTGCTCTCCGACTACGACGGCGCGATCATGTCGCCGCTGCCGTCGCCGTCCACGTCCTCGGCCGCGCCGTTCAAGCCGGGCGTGGCGGTGGTCGTGGGGATACTGACGAGCGTCTTCTCCATCACGTTCCTCCTGCTGCTCTACGCCAAGCACTGCAAGCGGAGCGCCGCGGAGTCGTCGGGCCCGTACGGCAGCGGTGGTGGttccggtggcggggcggcgggtgAGCGGAGGAACTCCGGCGTGGAACGCGCGGTGGTGGAGTCGCTCCCGGTGTTCCGCTTCGGCGCGCTGCGCGGGCAGAAGGCCGGGCTCGAGTGCGCCGTCTGCCTCGGCCGCTTCGAGCCGACGGAGGCGCTGCGGCTGCTGCCCAAATGCCGGCATGGGTTCCACGTCGAGTGCGTGGATACGTGGCTGGATGCGCACTCCACGTGCCCGCTCTGCCGCTCCCGCGTCGACCCGGAGGACGTGCTGCTCCTGCCCGAGCCGCCCAAGCCGTCCACGACGGGACCTCCCGAACCGCCGGAGCagaaagctgctgctgctgctgccactgccgttgcgacggtcaagGACAAGAGCAAGGTCGACGCAGCCttggctcctgcacctgctccctcCCCGGCGTGGCGAAGGATCGGGGGCCGGCACTCGACGGGGTCAGTGCGAGCGCCTGGGCGGGTTGGCCCTACGTCACGGCGCTCGGCCGATCTGGAGTTGGGAGGAGGCGATGGTGGCGCGGCTACGGTGGGCTGCTTCGACGTCGCGAAGGTGAGGAAGGACCGGGTGCTGATGGTGGAGCCGGCAGCCGCAGTGGCGGAGCCCGATCCCGTGGCGTTCGACAGGCGCTTCGGGCACCGTATCCTGGTGAGCACCGCGTGCGGCTGCGACGACGAGACGGCCCCGGCAGCGAAGCAGCGGTGGAGCGACCTCCGGCCGGCCGATCTGATGTTCGTGCGGTCAGAGATGCTGGTGACAGAGACCGGGCGATACTCCTGCTCGGCCGCCGTCAACTCAGGCAACCGCGGCAGGACGGAGATCAGCGGGCGCTGCCTCTCCGAGATCGCCGGCGTGAGCCGCCTCCCTCCGATCCGCGCCGGCGCAGAAGCGCGGGCCGGGAGCGCGCGTCGGTGGCCGGGCTCGAGCTGGTGGGCCCGGGGCTCGCCCGGCGTTAACGGCCCTAGCACCTAG